The Halalkalicoccus sp. NIPERK01 genome window below encodes:
- a CDS encoding 3-hydroxyacyl-CoA dehydrogenase family protein, whose protein sequence is MGTFDEVTIVGAGAMGHGFAVQFVRSGIDVTVVDHREVNLNRARERIRNAARFLVERELADLDLEADVATVDYTLDREEAVAESDLVLETIAEDLGVKRELFAGLATEADEDAILASNTSGLPITDVAAEASDVADRIIGCHWWYPPYLLRPVEVIPGKRTSDRTVDRTRSFLQQVDRDPVLVKRDVPGFVWNRIQHAVVRECLHIVEEGIASLEDVNRAIRDGYAMRTTAIGPLETVDIAGLELFRTSAVDIYPDLCDRETPNPSYEHRLAEGKTGIEVGAGFFEYDRDPDEITADRDERVSTIRRAPRERDD, encoded by the coding sequence ATGGGAACCTTTGACGAGGTGACGATCGTCGGTGCGGGCGCCATGGGACACGGCTTCGCCGTGCAGTTCGTTCGGTCCGGGATCGACGTCACCGTCGTCGATCACCGAGAAGTGAACCTCAATCGGGCTCGTGAACGGATCCGGAACGCCGCCCGGTTTCTCGTGGAACGGGAACTTGCAGATCTCGACCTCGAGGCCGACGTCGCGACCGTCGACTACACGCTTGATCGCGAGGAGGCCGTTGCGGAGTCCGACCTCGTGCTCGAGACGATCGCGGAGGATCTCGGTGTGAAACGGGAGCTGTTCGCCGGGCTCGCGACGGAGGCCGACGAGGACGCGATCCTCGCTTCCAACACCTCTGGGCTGCCAATAACGGACGTCGCTGCCGAGGCATCCGATGTGGCCGACCGTATCATCGGCTGTCACTGGTGGTATCCACCGTACCTGCTGCGTCCGGTCGAGGTCATTCCCGGGAAACGGACGAGCGACCGGACCGTCGATCGCACCCGGAGCTTTCTGCAGCAGGTCGATCGCGATCCGGTTCTGGTGAAGCGCGACGTCCCCGGGTTCGTCTGGAACCGGATCCAGCACGCCGTGGTTCGAGAGTGTCTCCACATCGTCGAGGAAGGGATTGCCTCCCTTGAGGACGTCAACCGGGCGATCCGTGACGGGTACGCCATGCGGACGACCGCCATCGGTCCGTTGGAGACGGTGGACATCGCCGGACTCGAGTTGTTTCGAACGAGCGCCGTGGACATCTATCCGGATCTGTGCGACCGTGAGACACCCAATCCGTCGTACGAGCACCGTCTCGCCGAAGGAAAGACGGGTATCGAGGTCGGGGCCGGCTTCTTCGAGTACGACCGCGATCCCGACGAGATTACGGCCGACCGGGACGAGCGCGTGTCCACCATTCGACGCGCACCACGGGAGCGTGACGACTGA
- a CDS encoding glycoside hydrolase family 3 protein, translating to MREKETSEQVEKLVEDMSLAEKIGQMTQVSAVEVGDDAASFLETYQPGSLMYATTDDPSQLAEDVNELLDTAIETQAHDVPPVFGIDAVHGNNNLDGATIFPHNNGLGTTWSEEYARRTAEHTASTLRATGYPWTFSPVADIQRDPRWGRFWEGFSEDPYLCAQMVAEKVRGYETSENGHKCAGATLKHFAGYSEPRNGNDRTPALLPYRTFRNIHLPPFHAGISAGAETVMVNSGSVNGVPAHASEELLEDILRDTLGFEGMVVSDWHDFYRMVEVHEFVADVKDAVRLGINAGIDMYMVPAAGLETDSVETFQQHLRDLVEAGAVPTERIDDAVSNILAFKETLGLFDDPYADPETAAEVVCGAVTSPTIAQRIR from the coding sequence ATGCGGGAAAAGGAAACCAGCGAGCAGGTAGAGAAACTGGTTGAAGACATGAGTCTGGCGGAGAAGATCGGCCAGATGACGCAGGTTTCGGCCGTCGAAGTAGGTGATGACGCAGCGTCGTTCCTTGAGACATACCAGCCCGGGTCACTCATGTACGCGACTACCGACGACCCGAGCCAGCTCGCCGAAGACGTCAACGAACTACTCGATACCGCGATTGAGACACAGGCCCACGATGTCCCTCCCGTGTTCGGCATCGACGCCGTTCACGGTAACAATAACCTCGATGGCGCCACGATCTTCCCGCACAACAACGGCTTAGGCACGACGTGGAGCGAAGAGTACGCCCGCCGGACGGCCGAGCATACCGCGTCGACGCTCAGGGCAACGGGATACCCATGGACGTTTTCACCGGTTGCCGACATCCAACGGGATCCGCGCTGGGGTCGGTTCTGGGAGGGCTTCAGCGAGGACCCATACCTCTGCGCTCAGATGGTTGCGGAGAAAGTCCGCGGGTACGAAACTTCGGAAAATGGGCACAAGTGCGCTGGTGCGACGCTCAAACACTTCGCCGGCTATTCCGAACCCCGGAACGGAAACGACAGGACACCAGCCCTACTCCCTTACCGAACGTTCCGGAACATCCATCTACCACCGTTTCATGCGGGCATTTCGGCCGGTGCCGAGACAGTGATGGTCAACAGTGGATCGGTCAATGGCGTCCCCGCCCATGCTTCGGAGGAACTGCTCGAAGACATCCTCCGTGACACGCTTGGATTCGAAGGGATGGTCGTCAGTGACTGGCACGACTTTTACCGCATGGTCGAAGTTCACGAGTTCGTCGCGGACGTGAAAGACGCCGTTCGACTCGGGATCAACGCAGGCATCGATATGTACATGGTACCCGCCGCAGGGCTGGAGACGGATTCCGTTGAGACGTTCCAGCAGCACCTTCGGGATCTGGTTGAGGCCGGTGCGGTTCCAACCGAGCGCATCGACGACGCTGTTAGTAACATATTGGCGTTCAAGGAGACGCTCGGGTTGTTCGACGATCCCTACGCTGACCCTGAGACGGCCGCGGAGGTCGTCTGCGGGGCCGTGACCTCGCCTACGATAGCGCAGCGGATTCGATGA
- a CDS encoding SGNH/GDSL hydrolase family protein: MTNERNARAADSSKLWARIQAIPQSRFPRNADYDRTAHAYKKSYVRPTAYPIAVSACTGLIPTPPIDRPRDPGRGDDPPDGPVQPLGLGHQTQGELKVPREIVAWRWSLEQVGGGTIDSTETFATAGPNACRARLIAPGPGRYRVHLTLELTTGKERAMRSVQIRQDRLVVSVGDSYASGEGNPDRPRSTILGSSQIPDGSTIPGNTKPEWVEPKAHRSYRSGPAFAARDWEDRAEGDLVSFLSFATTGAEIEKGLLRPQKNWQTVGQLEEARRTVGKRPIDALLISIGGNDVGFSTGLKELAFNIAKSRSKTVAETEKKIEALGERFDRLVTRVDALNPKHVFITEYPVAHFDRRADGTVGSGCGILGGISTSDAKEIKRLGTLLNRAVETAAKRHGWTFVDGIAEDFTGHGYCRGDEKYFVTYSESTENQGNIKGTLHPNENGHRVYADQITAALRREVRTRSEDDSERERTPIVRDHRKDTGDRSKRESDPIVRDHRTNRSDRRDRGSDPRVRDHRTNRSERRDDQQARNRKRSGDRNRRETGDRHGNVRRR, translated from the coding sequence ATGACTAACGAACGAAACGCACGCGCGGCGGATTCCTCGAAGCTGTGGGCTCGCATACAGGCGATCCCGCAGAGTCGTTTCCCGCGAAACGCCGACTACGATCGAACCGCCCACGCCTACAAGAAGTCCTACGTGCGGCCCACTGCGTATCCGATAGCGGTGAGCGCCTGTACCGGCCTGATTCCCACACCACCCATCGACCGTCCTCGCGACCCAGGGCGCGGTGACGATCCCCCCGACGGGCCGGTACAGCCCCTCGGCCTCGGACATCAGACGCAAGGCGAACTGAAAGTTCCGAGAGAGATCGTCGCGTGGCGGTGGAGCCTCGAACAGGTCGGTGGCGGGACCATCGACAGCACCGAGACGTTCGCCACCGCGGGTCCCAATGCCTGCCGGGCGAGACTGATCGCGCCCGGTCCGGGCCGGTATCGCGTCCACCTGACCCTGGAGTTGACGACCGGAAAAGAGAGGGCGATGCGGTCGGTGCAGATCCGGCAAGATCGATTGGTCGTGTCCGTCGGGGACTCGTATGCGTCGGGGGAAGGGAATCCCGACCGTCCCCGTTCGACCATTCTAGGCAGTTCGCAGATCCCGGATGGGTCTACGATCCCGGGGAACACGAAACCGGAATGGGTGGAGCCGAAGGCCCACCGATCGTATCGATCGGGGCCAGCATTCGCCGCCAGGGACTGGGAGGACCGCGCCGAGGGCGATCTCGTCAGCTTCCTCTCGTTCGCCACCACGGGGGCGGAAATCGAGAAGGGATTGCTCAGACCACAAAAGAACTGGCAAACCGTCGGACAGCTCGAGGAGGCGAGACGGACGGTCGGCAAGCGACCGATCGACGCGTTGCTGATATCGATCGGCGGCAACGACGTGGGGTTCTCCACCGGCCTGAAGGAACTCGCCTTCAACATCGCTAAAAGCCGATCCAAGACGGTTGCGGAAACGGAGAAGAAGATCGAAGCGCTCGGGGAACGGTTCGACCGGCTCGTGACGCGGGTCGACGCCCTCAACCCCAAGCACGTCTTCATTACGGAGTATCCGGTCGCTCACTTCGATCGCAGAGCCGACGGGACCGTCGGGAGCGGCTGTGGGATACTCGGTGGGATCAGCACGTCCGATGCAAAGGAGATCAAGCGATTGGGCACCCTCCTCAATCGAGCGGTCGAGACGGCTGCAAAGAGACACGGGTGGACGTTCGTTGACGGTATTGCCGAGGACTTCACTGGGCATGGATACTGCCGGGGCGACGAGAAGTACTTCGTGACGTACTCCGAGTCGACCGAGAATCAGGGCAACATCAAGGGGACGCTCCACCCGAATGAAAACGGCCACCGTGTCTATGCCGATCAGATTACCGCTGCCCTCCGGCGAGAGGTTCGTACGCGAAGCGAGGACGATAGTGAGCGCGAGCGGACACCGATCGTCCGTGATCACCGGAAGGACACGGGTGATCGAAGCAAACGCGAGTCGGATCCGATCGTTCGTGACCACCGGACGAACCGCTCCGATCGTCGTGACAGGGGATCCGACCCGCGTGTTCGCGACCACCGGACGAACCGTTCCGAGCGACGTGACGACCAACAAGCGAGGAATCGTAAGCGCAGCGGGGATCGCAACCGTCGAGAGACGGGTGATCGACATGGGAACGTGCGTCGACGGTGA
- a CDS encoding zinc-dependent alcohol dehydrogenase family protein has translation MKTAALTDVGEMEVQEREQPTPEDGEVLVQVSACGVCMTDFHMYHGSFAVDTPLVLGHESAGTIVDSRAEGFESGDRVAINPTIPCNACSYCKRGETHLCENNTVIGGAGETILDGAFAEYVRVPKTNVEDIGDMPFKRGALAEPLACCVHGVRQTDIEQGDSVAMIGAGPIGLLLLQTFRNRGASPIVVSEIDDDRRELASELGADHVVDPTDEDPVEFVKETIGPADIGVEVVGKVPTIEQAYDMTAKGGNTLIFGVPDQDATMELNPFDIYFNEIDLRGTYALTTEDFERAVSLLKQGRIDSDTLITEEISLGDLPTAFDRMANAKGLKKIVRPGKDV, from the coding sequence ATGAAAACCGCAGCACTTACTGATGTCGGAGAAATGGAAGTACAGGAACGCGAACAACCAACTCCCGAGGACGGGGAGGTACTCGTCCAGGTCAGCGCCTGTGGGGTCTGTATGACAGACTTCCATATGTACCACGGATCGTTCGCTGTCGATACCCCGCTGGTACTGGGCCACGAGAGCGCCGGCACGATTGTCGACTCCCGCGCAGAGGGGTTCGAATCGGGCGACCGCGTTGCGATTAACCCGACAATCCCCTGTAATGCATGTTCGTATTGTAAACGCGGCGAGACACATCTCTGTGAGAACAATACCGTCATCGGTGGTGCAGGCGAAACCATTCTCGACGGGGCGTTCGCTGAATACGTCCGCGTTCCGAAGACAAACGTCGAGGACATCGGAGACATGCCCTTTAAACGGGGAGCGCTGGCCGAGCCGCTGGCCTGTTGCGTACATGGGGTGAGACAGACCGACATCGAACAAGGCGATAGCGTCGCAATGATTGGGGCCGGCCCCATCGGACTCCTACTCTTACAGACGTTCCGTAATCGCGGCGCTAGTCCAATCGTCGTCTCCGAGATCGACGACGATCGACGCGAACTGGCAAGCGAACTCGGAGCGGATCACGTTGTTGATCCGACTGACGAAGATCCCGTGGAGTTCGTCAAGGAGACAATCGGACCCGCTGATATCGGCGTCGAGGTTGTCGGCAAGGTTCCCACTATCGAACAGGCCTATGACATGACTGCGAAAGGAGGCAATACGCTGATCTTCGGCGTCCCAGATCAGGACGCAACGATGGAGCTCAATCCCTTTGACATCTACTTCAACGAGATCGATCTACGCGGGACCTACGCGCTCACCACGGAGGATTTCGAGCGAGCCGTCTCATTGCTTAAGCAGGGGCGTATCGATTCAGATACGCTCATTACTGAGGAGATTAGCCTCGGTGATCTGCCAACGGCGTTCGATCGGATGGCCAACGCTAAAGGATTGAAGAAGATCGTTCGCCCGGGGAAAGACGTATGA
- a CDS encoding ABC transporter ATP-binding protein — protein MGRITLNDVLKTFNDGDLVAVDHLDLEIEDGEFLVLVGPSGCGKSTTLRMIAGLETVTSGDVTIGDRRVNNLDPRDRDIAMVFQNYALYPHMTVRRNMGFGLQLSTDLPDEEINERVESTAEMMGITELLNDKPKELSGGQQQRVALGRAIVREPQAFLFDEPLSNLDAKLRTHMRTEITRIQQELDVTSIYVTHDQAEAMTMGDRIAVLNDGQLQQVGSPNEVYDHPANRFVAGFIGSPSMNFLDVTVKQRDGSQYLVADADEKILSYPLGNFEKRLGLETSQRLILGVRPEDIRHVTDETEGDRVQSAPVEVVEPMGSDNYLYLTVAEEEWTARVDSSYEPAPGEDFRYTFDSSAFHLFDHEGQTIKSQGETDAAIHKQPVTAQ, from the coding sequence ATGGGACGAATCACACTCAACGACGTACTGAAAACGTTCAACGACGGCGATCTCGTCGCCGTCGATCACCTCGACCTCGAGATCGAGGACGGGGAGTTCCTCGTGCTCGTCGGGCCATCCGGCTGTGGGAAATCCACGACCCTACGGATGATCGCCGGGCTCGAAACGGTCACGAGCGGAGACGTGACGATCGGCGACAGGCGAGTGAACAACCTCGATCCGCGTGATCGGGACATCGCGATGGTGTTCCAGAACTACGCGCTGTATCCCCATATGACCGTCAGACGGAACATGGGGTTCGGCCTGCAACTGTCGACCGACCTGCCAGACGAGGAGATCAACGAGCGCGTCGAGTCGACCGCCGAAATGATGGGGATCACGGAGCTTCTAAACGACAAGCCAAAAGAACTCTCCGGTGGGCAGCAACAACGCGTCGCACTTGGACGAGCGATCGTCCGCGAACCCCAGGCGTTCTTGTTCGACGAGCCGCTTTCGAACCTCGATGCGAAGCTTCGGACCCACATGCGGACGGAGATCACCCGTATCCAACAGGAGCTCGACGTGACGTCCATCTACGTTACCCACGACCAAGCGGAGGCTATGACGATGGGTGATCGCATCGCTGTTCTCAACGATGGACAACTCCAACAGGTCGGGTCGCCAAACGAAGTGTACGATCATCCGGCGAACCGATTCGTTGCGGGCTTTATCGGCTCGCCATCGATGAATTTCCTCGACGTAACCGTCAAGCAGCGAGACGGCAGCCAATATCTCGTCGCGGACGCCGACGAGAAGATTCTGTCGTATCCGCTCGGAAACTTCGAGAAACGTCTCGGGCTCGAAACCAGTCAGCGGCTGATCTTAGGCGTACGACCTGAGGATATCCGACATGTGACCGATGAGACCGAAGGTGACCGCGTTCAGTCAGCTCCGGTTGAGGTCGTTGAGCCAATGGGAAGTGACAATTACCTCTATCTCACGGTCGCCGAAGAGGAATGGACGGCTCGCGTTGACTCAAGTTATGAACCGGCACCCGGTGAGGACTTCCGGTACACGTTTGATTCGAGTGCATTCCACCTCTTTGATCACGAAGGACAGACGATCAAATCACAGGGCGAAACGGACGCAGCTATCCACAAACAACCGGTGACAGCACAATGA
- a CDS encoding class I fructose-bisphosphate aldolase produces MNTTWDLLDTPSKRSVVVALDHGINMGAVEQFEDPKSTLESVLAGRPDGVLVGPHFAEHYGDILARSKTDVLLTADFVSPSSQPGEDIGTWVQQRAFSTDHLCEIDPVGVKSVLAFGRQNRRAFERNVEYITDLAEELRGTDIPHIVETVMWGNEIPSRFETDPQYVANAARIGWELGADILKVPYTGDVESFKPIVDTAPVPLMILGGPSSGSVRALLGDVSDAMDAGARGLIVGRSIWQTEDPAAVVSALREIVHEEATVDAVWRA; encoded by the coding sequence ATGAATACGACGTGGGATCTCCTTGATACGCCGTCCAAGAGGAGCGTCGTTGTCGCGCTTGATCACGGCATCAACATGGGTGCCGTTGAGCAGTTCGAGGACCCCAAGTCGACGCTCGAATCGGTCCTGGCGGGCCGGCCCGATGGCGTCCTCGTAGGCCCGCATTTCGCCGAACATTATGGTGATATCCTTGCCCGTAGCAAAACGGACGTCCTCCTCACTGCGGACTTCGTTTCCCCATCGAGCCAACCCGGGGAGGATATCGGAACCTGGGTCCAGCAGCGTGCGTTTTCCACCGATCATCTTTGTGAGATCGATCCGGTCGGCGTGAAATCAGTCCTCGCCTTCGGACGACAGAACCGCCGCGCCTTCGAGCGCAACGTCGAGTATATTACCGATCTCGCAGAGGAGCTGCGTGGGACTGACATTCCCCATATCGTCGAGACGGTCATGTGGGGTAACGAGATCCCCTCTCGGTTCGAGACCGACCCGCAGTACGTAGCGAACGCAGCCCGTATCGGGTGGGAACTCGGCGCAGATATTCTCAAAGTCCCCTATACAGGCGATGTAGAGAGCTTCAAGCCGATCGTCGATACCGCTCCAGTACCGCTCATGATACTCGGTGGACCGTCCTCCGGATCGGTCCGCGCCCTGCTTGGCGATGTTTCGGACGCGATGGATGCCGGAGCGCGCGGACTAATTGTCGGGCGAAGCATCTGGCAAACGGAAGACCCTGCCGCGGTGGTCAGTGCACTGCGGGAAATCGTCCATGAGGAGGCGACCGTTGACGCGGTCTGGAGAGCCTAA
- a CDS encoding glycoside hydrolase family 3 C-terminal domain-containing protein yields MTLLQNDGTLPFDPDVDTVLVTGPSGDSVANMMGGWTLGWQGVGETLPPAITPLEGIREAVSDSTTVVHEPTGIDEFENEDAVHEAASDADAVVVVLGERPYAEEHGDTDTLALPAAQQRLVRTLEDAGTPYAGVFFAGRPRGSDVFDRLPAAIMGYLPGTEGGSAVADVVFGEVNPGGRLPFTWPTGTGQLLNVHNAYPTAIFGSGEDPPSSSQEPLFPFGHGLSYTEFE; encoded by the coding sequence ATGACGCTGCTGCAGAACGACGGGACGCTCCCATTCGATCCCGATGTCGACACAGTGCTGGTCACGGGACCGAGCGGCGACTCTGTCGCGAACATGATGGGCGGATGGACGCTCGGTTGGCAGGGTGTTGGAGAGACGCTTCCACCTGCTATCACGCCCCTTGAGGGCATCCGTGAAGCAGTCTCCGATTCAACGACAGTTGTCCATGAGCCAACAGGCATCGATGAGTTCGAAAACGAGGACGCGGTGCACGAGGCTGCGTCCGACGCCGATGCCGTTGTAGTCGTGCTTGGGGAGCGACCGTATGCCGAGGAGCACGGTGACACTGATACGCTCGCGCTGCCCGCTGCTCAGCAGCGCCTTGTCAGAACGCTTGAGGATGCAGGAACGCCGTATGCTGGTGTCTTCTTTGCCGGTCGACCGCGGGGGAGCGACGTATTTGATCGTCTACCGGCCGCGATCATGGGCTATCTGCCGGGCACTGAAGGAGGTAGTGCTGTTGCAGACGTGGTGTTTGGCGAGGTGAATCCTGGCGGCCGGCTCCCATTCACGTGGCCAACAGGGACGGGACAGCTCCTCAATGTCCATAACGCCTACCCCACGGCGATCTTCGGATCTGGTGAGGACCCCCCGAGTTCATCCCAAGAACCGCTCTTCCCGTTCGGGCACGGCCTCTCGTACACCGAGTTCGAGTAA
- a CDS encoding universal stress protein has product MGLDTLLVALGERDEHRIDAFAKAVIDVAAPAEATVVIAHVLTEETYRAALEEAGEETRSLLETRFKEGVPAHPGIEGDVPDWVQRRFRTTADRPEVIERVLDRKELIQTFATALGEADIAYEIRGAVGDPAERVAAMAADRDADFVVVGGRKQSSARRALFGSVSQEIIESVRCPVISVREGVYE; this is encoded by the coding sequence ATGGGACTGGACACGCTTTTGGTGGCACTCGGCGAGCGGGACGAACACCGCATCGACGCGTTCGCCAAGGCGGTGATCGACGTCGCTGCTCCAGCGGAGGCGACGGTCGTGATCGCGCACGTCCTCACCGAGGAGACGTACCGGGCTGCCCTCGAGGAGGCGGGCGAGGAGACGCGGTCGCTCCTCGAAACCCGGTTCAAGGAGGGCGTGCCCGCCCACCCGGGGATCGAGGGCGACGTGCCCGACTGGGTCCAGCGTCGCTTCCGGACGACGGCCGATCGGCCCGAGGTGATCGAACGGGTCCTCGACAGAAAGGAGCTCATCCAGACCTTCGCAACGGCCCTCGGGGAGGCCGACATCGCCTACGAGATCCGGGGCGCGGTCGGCGATCCGGCCGAGCGCGTCGCCGCTATGGCTGCGGACCGCGACGCCGATTTCGTCGTGGTGGGGGGCCGGAAACAGTCATCGGCTCGGCGGGCGCTGTTCGGCAGCGTCTCACAGGAGATCATCGAATCGGTGCGGTGTCCCGTGATCTCGGTCCGTGAAGGCGTCTACGAGTAG